The genomic interval GCTCTTCCAGTATCAAAATTACCTACGTAATGACTGGAGCTAAACTATGCGGGCCCAAAAAAGACATTCTATACCCCTTAACTGTAGGGCTGAAGTTATTCATTTTTGGCATAGGGATGGAATCTCTGGGCCCCTGTCATAGGGCTATTAATGGTACCCCAAATTTCTAatcattaacccgtaaacggtccaaacatatatacagtggacccccgcataacgatcacctccgaatgggaccaattatgtaagtgaatttatgtaagtgcgtttgtacgtgtatgtttgggggtctgaaatggactaatctacttcacaatattccttatgggaacaaattcggtcagtactggcacctgaacatacttctggagagaaaaaatatcgttaaccgggggtccactgtatatcttcactaccccagtgccctgaatattttgaaaaataaaaaaaaaaagttttttttttttttatggaaagaacgagcacatttttctaagtgttataaaaaaattagggtcagtacttacagaaatacgtatgaggccgagaagttggcactggatgctcacctgacggcaacctCGAGTACTGCCGCttacagaagtgttgccgatatactttttttttatattcgtattattttatataatttttatgttttgaTGATTACAATTTATATTAGTTATTgccatttcataaccaatctttgttctgacactagtacggtattaggtactgaaatagtactcaaattgtaacaaacacactgacaggtggacatttgcacctgccttggccatttattattgtcttggaataaatacaaagtatttataggtcccagcaatgttttggatatgtggaagtatataataataataataataagaaaagaataataataatctttctttcaacacatcggccgtatcccactgaggcggggtggcccaaaaagaaagacaaaagtttctctttttaaatttagtaatttatacgggagaaggggttactagccccttgctccctgcattttagtcgcctcttacaacatgcatggcttacggaggaagaattctgttccacttccccatggagaataataataatatgtaataataagttCCTTTGaagcctgtacaacaagcctCAGTCCACCTCTGACAGTGaagtgataagatgagataacaaaAGATAAGagttgacatttgatgagcatcagccctcctttgttttcgctggtacacaaacatgtctgtctgtctgtcaagctccctgtctcagagagagccacaggATGGCATCATCATGTTTACTCATATCTTCATGCACAGTATAACACTTtgcctggattttttgggttatcctaggtaatttacactatgtatacttgtatttgtgtgtacctgtgagacagagatagacagacagaaagggatagacagagacagatagacagagacaaagatagagatagagacagatagacagagatagacacaaACAAACGGAGCCAGGCCGCCAACACCCAGCCAGCCACtcagctggccagccagctagccaatcggccagccagccagccagccagccagccagccagccagccagccagccagccaatcagcaAGTCAGCCAGTCATTCAGCCTGCTGAACAAGTATtacattccagaattgtttctctttacttaaggcataggttataagacattctgaaagggtgttgcacaaaggttgcacatgggttattatcgaggttttttgatatttcctcgaccacttatggCTGCATCCACCTCAGAGCCACTAAACTCGTGGTCAACataactttcctcttaaaatgtgagAGTTAACACTACATGAAAtaagtgaatcccaggtgtttgctgcgctgtttgctctagctggtgctcactGGAACtgatgctcccacaaggtactaagtggtcccagatttttttaatacagtgcacactgagtgttaagacccagtCTATGCTGACAAAGCATCTCAGGCCAGTCGTGCcatatttgaaggcaggaaaaataaaacgtttatatacgtttggggcactagtgaACGTATACAtaagtttggaccatttacaggttaaTAGGGAAATTTTTTAGACATGCTTCATAACACTTGATGTTAGAcagaggcccggtggcctggtggctaaagctcccgcttcacacacggagggcccgggttcgattcctggcgggtggaaacatttcgacacgtttccttacacctattgtcctgttcacctagcagcaaataggtacctgggtgttagtcgactggtgtggatcgcatcctgggggacaagattaaggaccccaatggaaataagttagacagtcctcgatgacgcactgactttcttgggttatcctgggtggctaaccctccggggttaaaaatccgaacgaaatcttatcttatcttatcttaccttttATGAGTTATTTCTTGGGGCGATTATATTTTACTAGTAGTTAGTTCACTTTGTTAAACTTTATAATTGTCATCATAAAATGAGATATTTGAAGCTCATTGTCTTTGTATTTGTAGtttatgacaaaaaaaaattgtagcaTTAATTATTTTTTGTCCTTTCAGAATTTCAAGCTTGAAAAACTAAATCAAGAAGATGAAAAAGTTATTCATGCGTCATGTTCTTTAAGAACATTATTTTGATACTATAGCAGCAGTTGATCAATAACTTTCTCTCCATTTGGATTAAAAGATTATCAACATGGATCAGACACCACAGGAGATAATGCATTCCCTGTTTTCCCTTGATCCTAATATGGAAAACAGGGGACATCTGTATCCTTATAACTATCCTTATGGACAATATCCTTACCCATACCACTATCCGTATCCTCCTCCTCACCATTCATCAGCTCATGCAAATATTCCTTCATCACACAgtatgccaccaccaccatctcatcCTATAACCCAGGCTTCACAGAGTCTTGCAGCATCACAGAATAACCTTTCACCATATAACGGTGGAGTCCACAATATCCGTCCACCTATGACTAACATGCGAGAGCAAATGGGAGATGGAAGGCTTCCTTTAGGAGACAGTAGAATACCTCATCTAAGTGATATTGAAAGACACACAGTTGATACACAACATATTGCAGAAGATCTACGTAGTGTACCTACTGATTCCAGGAACCTTGGTGATATGAGACATCATCCAGTTGACATGCGACCAATACCTGCTGAGCAACGGTACTTAGGTGATTTAAGATCCTTTTCAAGTCACCCACGTTCATCCTCCACAGATTTTCGACACATTACTGATTACTCGTCTCAACCAACGGATTTACGAACGCAACCAATTGATGCTAGACTCTTTAGTGATGTGCGACAACTTGCTGGAGATACAAGGCCACCACTTAATGAAGCGAGGCTCATGGGGGATCCTCGACATACCCTAATTGAAGATAGTATTAGAATCCAAGAAGACCCAAGGAATCTAATAAGTAGGCCCACAGGTGATTTCAGGTATGCAGGAGATTTTAGAACGTATGATAATCGCCCTGCTAGTGTTGCTCAACCTCCTGAGGATATGCAGCTTTTGTCTGGTGATCCAAGACCTCCAATAAGTAACACAAGGTCCATTGAAGAAACTAAGCCCCTTTATGATTCTTCAAGAATGAGTACAAATGAAAATAGGCTTCCATTACATCAGTTTGATACAACTAACCTTTTAAAATCATCAGGAAATCAGCATTATTTTGATGACAGAACTAGTTTAGTAAATAAGCCTTCAGTTAATGGTGAAGATCTTTCTATTAAGCATACAGCTCAGGATTTGAGACAAATGCTCACAGATTCAAGAGTGACTTCAGGAAGTAACAATCATTCTGTCCATGACATGCAACAAAGTATGAATGAACCAAAAGCACAGCTAAGCTCATCTGGACAAGATGCTGAGGTTAACCAAGGAAGTTTAAGATATCCCACAGTTAGTAGCCCAAACACATCTTTAGGGTTGTTGTCCCATGCATTGGGGGAGCATTTAAAAGAAAAAGAGTTTGAGAACAGTGATGGTAATACAAATTTAAATGTCAGTCAGGAAGAACCTCTTAATATGGACAACAAAAGTTATCATTCAGATGAACCTAACAGGGATAAAAATGTAGGGGAGATGAATGATGAAATGGAATATAAAGACAATAATGGAAAATGTGAAATTTCTCAGGATATTGATGAAGATGACTTTGACTCTGAAGCCTCCTCTACTGAATACTCTAATCCTTACATAGAATTCAATGAAGTAGCACATGGAGTATTCAACAATGTTAATAATATTGCTGGTCCAGTTAAACCTTTTCACTGTGAAGACTGTGATGCTACATTTACTACTAAAGGAAACCTTAAAGTACATAAAAGAATCCATACTGGAGAAAGGCCATATGAGTGTGAGGAATGTGGTAAAACCTTTTCATATTGTGCATCATATCAGTCTCATAAGTTAATACATAGTGGACACAGACCATACAAATGTGAATTTTGTGAACGGGCATTTTTCCGAAGTGAACATTTAGAACGTCACCGGAGGAGGCATACAGGTGAAAGACCATTTAAGTGTACAGAATGTGATGCTACTTTTGCTGCTAGTGATGGATTGTCAAGGCACACGAGAACTCATACTGGTGAAAGACCTTATAGCTGTGAGGAATGTGGAATGTCATTTGCTTATAAATCTACTTTTCTTCGACATAAACTGATGCATTCTGAGGGTGAATACAAATGTGAGGATTGTGGTGCAGCATTTAAAGATCCTGCTAGGTTAGATAAACATATAAAAAAGCATAATGACCCAAACTATGTGCCATACTCTGATGAAGGTAAACCAAAGCCACATAAACTTATGGAAGATGGTATAGAGGTTACAGGATGTGAGTTCTGTCAGATGAAATTTAAAAGAAAATCGGATTATTATCTTCATCGGAGAACACACACTGGAGAAAAGCCttatgtgtgtgacgtgtgtggttCATCATTTATCAGGAGAGCATATCTGGACATTCATATGCGTACTCATACTGGTGAACGTCCATATAATTGTGAATCTTGCGAATCTGCATTTAAAACCCGCACTGCCCTAAAGTTTCATAAACGTACTCACAGTGGTGAAAGGCCTTACAAATGTGAACACTGTGATTTTGCCTTTGCCCAAAAATCTGCAATGAAAGCACACACACGTATTCATACTGGTGATAAACCATATAAATGTGATTCATGCGAAGCTGCTTTTCGCCATAGTAGTAGTTTAACTATACACAAACGAACTCACACTGGAGAAAGACCATATGTTTGTGATGCTTGTGGAGCAACATTTGCCCAGAGACCTCACCTCAATCTACACAAAAGAGCTCATTCAGGTATTAAGCCACACACTTGTGATGAGTGTAATGCATCTTTCACAAAAAAGGATTACCTTTTGGCTCACAAAACAAAGCATGCAGGTGGAAGCACAATCAAGACTGAAGCTTTAGTGGAAGCTGCAGGTGAGCAGGTGTACAAGTGCACTGATTGTGAGATGGTGTTTACACACCATTCCAGTTTAACAGTCCACATGAGAAAACACACTGGTGAGAGGCCATTTGTATGTGAAGACTGTGGTGCATCATTTTTATACAGCTCAAATCTTACTACTCACCGCAGAAAACACACTGGTGAAAGACCATATAAGTGTGATCAGTGTGAGGCCTCCTTCATTCTCAAGAGTTATTTAACGATGCACCTTAGGAAACATTCTGGTGAAAGGCCATTTAAATGTGATGAATGCCAAGCTTGCTTTACACAAAAAACTCACTTATCAACCCATAGGAGGATTCATACTGGAGAATGCCCCTACAAGTGTGAAGAGTGTGGAGAGGCTTTTCGTGATGGTGCCAATTTTTGGAGACATAAGAAGAAGCATTTAATTGGTGAAGGAGCTGCAACTGTAACAcgtagaagaggaagaagaggacgaggaagaggtgGGACTAGAGGTTCTAGAACTGCTCCAACTAGGCGAACAACACGTGTTCGTCGTTCCACAGTAAAATTTGAAGAGCTCTATGAGCAGTTTATTGTTAACCAACAAGATGAAAGAATGCTTGTTAAAGAAGAACCACAAGATCAGTCAAATaaagatg from Cherax quadricarinatus isolate ZL_2023a chromosome 47, ASM3850222v1, whole genome shotgun sequence carries:
- the LOC128696504 gene encoding zinc finger protein 160 — protein: MDQTPQEIMHSLFSLDPNMENRGHLYPYNYPYGQYPYPYHYPYPPPHHSSAHANIPSSHSMPPPPSHPITQASQSLAASQNNLSPYNGGVHNIRPPMTNMREQMGDGRLPLGDSRIPHLSDIERHTVDTQHIAEDLRSVPTDSRNLGDMRHHPVDMRPIPAEQRYLGDLRSFSSHPRSSSTDFRHITDYSSQPTDLRTQPIDARLFSDVRQLAGDTRPPLNEARLMGDPRHTLIEDSIRIQEDPRNLISRPTGDFRYAGDFRTYDNRPASVAQPPEDMQLLSGDPRPPISNTRSIEETKPLYDSSRMSTNENRLPLHQFDTTNLLKSSGNQHYFDDRTSLVNKPSVNGEDLSIKHTAQDLRQMLTDSRVTSGSNNHSVHDMQQSMNEPKAQLSSSGQDAEVNQGSLRYPTVSSPNTSLGLLSHALGEHLKEKEFENSDGNTNLNVSQEEPLNMDNKSYHSDEPNRDKNVGEMNDEMEYKDNNGKCEISQDIDEDDFDSEASSTEYSNPYIEFNEVAHGVFNNVNNIAGPVKPFHCEDCDATFTTKGNLKVHKRIHTGERPYECEECGKTFSYCASYQSHKLIHSGHRPYKCEFCERAFFRSEHLERHRRRHTGERPFKCTECDATFAASDGLSRHTRTHTGERPYSCEECGMSFAYKSTFLRHKLMHSEGEYKCEDCGAAFKDPARLDKHIKKHNDPNYVPYSDEGKPKPHKLMEDGIEVTGCEFCQMKFKRKSDYYLHRRTHTGEKPYVCDVCGSSFIRRAYLDIHMRTHTGERPYNCESCESAFKTRTALKFHKRTHSGERPYKCEHCDFAFAQKSAMKAHTRIHTGDKPYKCDSCEAAFRHSSSLTIHKRTHTGERPYVCDACGATFAQRPHLNLHKRAHSGIKPHTCDECNASFTKKDYLLAHKTKHAGGSTIKTEALVEAAGEQVYKCTDCEMVFTHHSSLTVHMRKHTGERPFVCEDCGASFLYSSNLTTHRRKHTGERPYKCDQCEASFILKSYLTMHLRKHSGERPFKCDECQACFTQKTHLSTHRRIHTGECPYKCEECGEAFRDGANFWRHKKKHLIGEGAATVTRRRGRRGRGRGGTRGSRTAPTRRTTRVRRSTVKFEELYEQFIVNQQDERMLVKEEPQDQSNKDDEEEGPYITINPMVEIKLEDDEHHQIQGKKTELRQPEDSNLIGMGKDTVKDHLSRNDENDKENLEKKPDHIDERLHVSDGKVDKVTK